The Carassius gibelio isolate Cgi1373 ecotype wild population from Czech Republic chromosome B9, carGib1.2-hapl.c, whole genome shotgun sequence genome includes a region encoding these proteins:
- the pdzk1 gene encoding Na(+)/H(+) exchange regulatory cofactor NHE-RF3, with amino-acid sequence MAGPKPRVVTLTKREGQGYGFYLRVEHGEEGHLIRALEMGGMAELAGLKDGDRIVRVNGTFVDNLEHSQVADLVRKSGMSVTLHVLGEEAYKTAKANGVNLADTQSQSGPSQPTMNGVSAPTAKAKLCYLQKSSSGFGFSLKSTKGTKGVFMTELVSGGVADQAGVKLGDRIVEINSENVESLSHDQIVKKLKAAGDKVMLLLVDEDAEKFFKSKGIRPSTAHATVKHLQQKPRIADMTKRADGYGFILKEDPKDAGHYIGEIDKGSPAERAGLKNMDRLVAVNGQEIDNCRHEQVVEKISHQGNKCSLLVLDAETEKMYKLGGVSPLLYWEEMRGSPPSYPEHEAEAIPALASPAPAAPAPADVDHKPKLCRLEKTAAGFGFHLNGIQGLHGQYIKEVVKGGAADRAGLEDDDIVVEVNGVNVEMSTHEEVVNLIRESGDTLVLLVAERTAYDHLKARGIAITPQLLDKEPAVDVPAPAYSLEDERKDTGSDNERPATPPAQTRSRSSSSSSSSSSSSSASDGSEDEKL; translated from the exons ATGGCTGGGCCAAAACCACGTGTCGTTACTCTGACCAAGCGAGAGGGTCAGGGCTATGGCTTCTACCTCCGAGTGGAGCACGGCGAGGAGGGTCACCTGATCCGAGCCCTGGAGATGGGCGGCATGGCTGAACTGGCCGGTCTGAAGGACGGAGACCGCATAGTCAGAGTCAATGGAACGTTTGTGGACAATTTGGAGCACAGCCAG GTTGCAGATTTGGTGAGAAAGAGTGGGATGAGCGTCACATTGCATGTCCTTGGAGAAGAGGCATATAAGACGGCTAAAGCCAATGGCGTGAATCTTGCTGACACTCAGTCCCAGTCAGGTCCGAGCCAGCCCACCATGAATGGAGTGTCTGCACCAACCGCTAAAGCCAAGCTTTGTTATCTGCAAAAATCCAGCAGTGGATTTGGTTTCTCCTTAAAGTCCACCAAAG GTACTAAAGGCGTATTCATGACAGAACTGGTGTCTGGAGGAGTAGCTGATCAGGCCGGTGTGAAGCTGGGTGATCGGATAGTGGAGATAAACAGTGAGAATGTTGagagtctatcacatgatcagaTTGTGAAGAAG TTGAAAGCAGCCGGGGACAAAGTGATGCTTCTGTTGGTGGATGAGGACGCTGAAAAATTCTTCAAGAGCAAAGGCATTCGCCCAAGCACAGCTCATGCCACTGTCAAGCACCTCCAGCAAAAACCTCGCATTGCAGACATGACCAAGAGAGCAGATGGCTATGGCTTTATCCTGAAGGAAGATCCTAAAGATGCAG GCCATTATATCGGAGAAATAGACAAAGGAAGCCCTGCGGAGCGAGCGGGACTGAAGAATATGGACAGACTAGTGGCCGTAAACGGGCAGGAAATAGATAACTGCAGACATGAACAGGTGGTGGAGAAAATATCACATCAAGGAAACAAGTGCTCCCTCCTGGTGCTGGATGCTGAAACCGAGAAAATGTACAAATTG GGTGGTGTTTCTCCACTTCTGTACTGGGAGGAAATGAGAGGATCTCCACCCAGTTATCCTGAGCATGAAGCTGAAGCCATACCTGCTCTAGCATCACCTGCTCCAGCGGCACCTGCTCCGGCAGATGTGGACCACAAACCCAAACTGTGCCGGCTGGAAAAGACCGCTGCTGGGTTTGGTTTCCATCTCAACGGCATCCAGGGACTTCATGGACAGTACATCAAAGAG GTGGTGAAAGGTGGAGCAGCAGACAGAGCCGGATTGGAGGATGATGACATTGTTGTGGAGGTGAATGGGGTGAATGTGGAAATGAGCACACATGAGGAGGTTGTGAACCTCATCCGCGAGAGCGGGGACACGCTGGTCCTCCTAGTGGCTGAGAGGACGGCCTATGATCACCTGAAAGCACGAGGGATCGCcatcacccctcagctgctgGATAAAGAGCCCGCCGTTGATGTCCCAGCACCAGCATACTCACTGGAGGACGAGAGGAAAGATACAGGAAGTGACAACGAAAGGCCGGCCACTCCACCTGCTCAAACCCGCTCAAGG TCGTCGTCTTCTTCATCctcttcatcgtcatcatcttCAGCATCAGATGGGAGTGAGGACGAGAAACTCTAA